The genomic region CACCCGGGATATAGACTTTCGTTGAATTCGGAAACGGTGTTCTTGAAATTTCGTGTTGGTTTTCGTTCATTTTATGTGGTGTTTAGCAAGTTATCATCCTCCCTGGGTTGCAGAAATGATCAAGATGTGATCGTTTTCGGTGATGTAATGGTTGGGCCATTCGGTTTTAGGAATAACCGTGTTGTTAATGGCAAGAGCAATACCGTTTTGCTTATCGGGAAGTTCGCGATATAGCAAGTCCTGGACGGTCAGGCCGTCGTCGGGTATTGTTACGGGTTGATTGTTGATTGTGATTTCCATTCCTTAAAGTTGTGATATAGGTATGCACTTTAGGAATGGCTACATAGAATGAAGTCATTGCACTTTTCCCTACGCCAGTATGAACTGGATCAGGTTCAAAGGGTAAAATCTCAGCCTATATGGTATATAGACACCCCTAAAGTGAAGCAAATGTACTGTTTAATTTGAAATGTAAATCCGAAAAGTACGGATTTAACATTCGGACGGGATATGGATCAGTTCCGTTTCCAGCAGCTTTCGATATGATCATCTACCATGCCGGTGGCTTGCATATGCGCATAAACAACCGTCGATCCGACAAACTTAAAACCTCGTTTTTTAAGGTCTTTACTGATCTGATCGGATAGGGGTGTAGTGGCCGGAATATCGCGCAAGGTTGTGCGGGTATTTACTATCGGACCATCGCCAGTAAATCCCCAGATATATTTGGAAAAACTGCCAAATTCCTGTTGTACCTGCATAAAAGCCTGAGCGTTGGAAACGGCCGCACGCACTTTAAGTTTGTTGCGGATGATACCGGGATTTTCCAATAACTCCTGTATTTTGTCTTCGGTATACTGTGCAACGATTGTATAATCGAATTGATCAAAAGCTTCGCGGAAGTTTTCCCGTTTTCGCAAAATGGTAATCCAGCTTAAACCGGCCTGAAAAGTTTCTAATATTAGAAATTCGAATAGTTTCTGGTCCTCATAAACGGGTACGCCCCATTCTTCGTCGTGATATTTTTCGTATAGTGCGTCGTTTTTGCACCATCCGCAGCGTTCTTTAGTCTCCATCGGATATTGGGTCTTCTGATAAATATTTTTCGATTATATAATGTCCTAAATAAATCATCGGCGTTAAGCAAATCGCAATGATCAATTTGAACGTATAGCCGGTTGTGGCCATGTTAATGTATTCGGCAGTGGTGATTTTACCGGTCATCCAAAAGGCGATACCGGAAACGATAAAGCTGTCGAACAACTGCGAAATTACGGTCGATCCGGTACTTCGGAGCCAGATCATCTTTTTACCGGTTTTGTTGCGTAAAAACCAGAATATAGATACGTCAATGAGCTGCGAAATAAGGAACGCAATGATACTGGCGATCATAATCCAGATGCCTTGTCCGAATACGGCTTTAAATTGTTCGTCGCTTACGGTACTGATGCCTTTGGCGGCCGGAATTTGTATGGCTATAAAGAGAATCAGTAGGCAATAGGCGATGAGTCCGGCAGTGATAAACGATAATTTTTTAACACCATCACGGCCGAAATGCTCGTTGATCAAGTCGGTAGTGATAAATACCACAGGCCACGGAATGATTCCGATACTC from Flavobacterium sp. WV_118_3 harbors:
- the thiS gene encoding sulfur carrier protein ThiS; translation: MEITINNQPVTIPDDGLTVQDLLYRELPDKQNGIALAINNTVIPKTEWPNHYITENDHILIISATQGG
- a CDS encoding DNA-3-methyladenine glycosylase I, with the translated sequence METKERCGWCKNDALYEKYHDEEWGVPVYEDQKLFEFLILETFQAGLSWITILRKRENFREAFDQFDYTIVAQYTEDKIQELLENPGIIRNKLKVRAAVSNAQAFMQVQQEFGSFSKYIWGFTGDGPIVNTRTTLRDIPATTPLSDQISKDLKKRGFKFVGSTVVYAHMQATGMVDDHIESCWKRN
- a CDS encoding queuosine precursor transporter, encoding MFKTKRDLVYIILAGIFIANAVVAELTGGKLIQIGPFIMSIGIIPWPVVFITTDLINEHFGRDGVKKLSFITAGLIAYCLLILFIAIQIPAAKGISTVSDEQFKAVFGQGIWIMIASIIAFLISQLIDVSIFWFLRNKTGKKMIWLRSTGSTVISQLFDSFIVSGIAFWMTGKITTAEYINMATTGYTFKLIIAICLTPMIYLGHYIIEKYLSEDPISDGD